DNA from Methanothrix sp.:
TTCTCAGATAATCGAGCTGATCGATCTGCCAGAGCGGGTTGAAGCACCAGAGATCGAGCTCGCTGCAGATCCTCTGGATTCTCGACGACTGATAGACGGACTCGATCGCGCCCGTCACTATCCCATCGATGCTGTAGAGCCTACACGCCTCGATGATCGCCTCCCTCAGATCATTCAGCTCCATCTCCTCCACGCCCGGGGTTCGCCACTTCAGCATATCGATGCCGATAGCAGATGCCACAAGCTCCGCGAGCCCTATGTTCTGCGTGTGGAACATGTAGCTCTCCTCATTTTCAGATATCAGGGTGATTAGGCACCGCACATCCTCCTTTTCCATCGCCCTGTAGCAGGCGAACACAGAGTCCTTGCCGCCGCTGAAGAGAACTCCAAGTTTCATAGAACCTCCTGGGGGTAGGGGTAGCGGAAACCCCGCCCTTCAGGGCGTGGAGGAGCG
Protein-coding regions in this window:
- a CDS encoding diphthine--ammonia ligase; the protein is MKLGVLFSGGKDSVFACYRAMEKEDVRCLITLISENEESYMFHTQNIGLAELVASAIGIDMLKWRTPGVEEMELNDLREAIIEACRLYSIDGIVTGAIESVYQSSRIQRICSELDLWCFNPLWQIDQLDYLRMLTARGFRVIVTGVFAYPLDESFLGAEIDDRMIEKLERLQKRYGISPSGEGGELETLVLDGPIFRRRLEVLRAERLFSGNRGKYVIESARLVEKTAN